The Flavobacterium sp. K5-23 genome segment CTAACTCAAAAAGCAAGTTTACTGGAGCTTCTGATTTATTATTAAATGCTGACCTTACTTTATTCAATGAATGGAATGAGAAAAACAGCAACCTGACAACGACAGTAGCCTACTCTTATTTTTCAGACAGACTAAATGCCATTGGAACAGACGGAAAAGGAGACTTGGTAGACAAAGCATTTGGTTCATTAGATTTCATCGCTAAATCTAAACTCAACAAGAAATTTGGATTAGGACTTGTTGTAAAAAACATCCTAGACCCATCAATAAACAGAGTACAGGAAAACGCAAATAATGAGGTAAACGTACTATCCTATAAAAAAGGAATCACATTGAGTTTAAACCTTAACTATCAATTTTAAATAATTAAAACCCATTATATATTAAAAGAGAGATTGTCAATAATGGCAGTCTCTCTTTTTTTTAAAACAATGTACCCAGCCAGTTTAACATTCTAAACTTAAGTTAACATAGCAACATTAAGCTAATATAGAATTAGCCTTTTATTAAACTAACAATCATATTTAGATAACACCTGAAAAGAACACTTACTACATCTTTGTACCAAGAAATTAAACAAAAAAATTTAACAAACAATCATGAAAAAATCAACCGTAAAATTATTTGGATTCCTTGCTTTAACTGCAAGTTTAATCACCAGTTGTTCCTCAAATGACAACCCTTCCGCTTCAGCATCTTTTGTTGCAGATGCAAACAATTTTAAAGGAACAATCACAAGTGGAGAAGTAGTTCTTCAGGCTGGAACAACGTACAAACTATCGGGTAAAATACAAGTTAACGACGGAGCAACTTTAACAATTCCTGCAGGAACTAGAATTGAAGGTACTGGAGGTACATCAGCTTACATCGCAATTGCACAGGGAGGTAAATTGAATGTAAACGGTACTGCTGCTAATCCTGTTGTAATGACAAGTGGATTAGCTGTAAAAAATGCTGGAGACTGGGGTGGATTAGTAATTTGCGGAAAAGCGCCTATCAACCGAGTAACAGGCGGGACTGGCACAGCACAATCTGAAGTTGCTGATTTAAGCTATGGAGGAACAATATCTAATGACAATTCAGGTTCTATCAAATATTTAAGAATCGAATATGCGGGAGCTGCATTCAATAGTGAAAAAGAATTCAACGGGGTGTCATTATTTGGAGTTGGATCAGGAACTACATTTGAATATGTAGAAGCAATTCACGGTGCAGATGACGGTTTTGAATTCTTCGGAGGAACTGTAAACACTTCTAACTTGGTTTCTATAGGAAATGAAGATGATCAATTTGACTGGACTGAAGGTTGGTCAGGAACAAACACAAACTGGTACGGAAAATTAGATTTCGGAAAGGGAAACAGAGGAATTGAAGCTGATAATTTTGAATTAGGGTTTTTAAACACTCCTATCGCTAATCCATCTATCACAAATCTTACACTTGTCGGACCTGGAAGTAGTGCTGATGCAACTATCTACACTGAAAATGATGCCTTAAAACTTAGAAGAGGAACTAAAGGTGTTTTTACAAATGTATATTTAAGCAACTGGAAAACAGGTTTCAACGTAGAACACGACGAAACAATTAGCTACATAGGAACTGCCTTAAAAGCGACAAATGTTAAATGTGATGCTGTCACAACGCATACAAAAGGAAAGAAAACAGACGCTAGTTCAGTTGATGTTTCAGCAATTGCAACGATGACAACAACTGCCACAGGAGCAGGAAATGGAATTGCTTCTCCAGTATGGGCTACTGGATGGGCTACTGGGTTCTAAAATCATAAAATTGACACAATTAAAGCACCTTTCTTGCGAGAGGTGCTTTTTGGCATACAATTTGAACTATTTTTTCATATCTTTACTATTCAAAACCAAGCTAATGAAAAAAAACTACTTTTATATTATCACTTTATTGGTTTTCCTTTTTTCCATAAATCTAACAGCGCAGGAAACTAAGCAACAACCAAGAACCCAAGAAACTTCAGTAATTGAAGGCTTGAACTTGTACCCGAATCCCGCGACTAATGGGAGAGTGTACATTTTAACAAAAAACGATTTGGAAAAAGAAGTCGTTATATTTGATGTTTTGGGCAAGAAAGTTTTACAAACAATGATAAGCTCAAAAGAACTAAACATATCAAATCTTATTCCTGGTGTTTATATTATTAAAATAACTGAAAACAATAGCACAGCTACCAGAAAGCTAATTGTAAGATAAAATAAAACCATAAAATTTAACAAAGCTCCAACTTCGATTGGAGCTTTTTGATTTAAGTACTTAAGTCTCGGGGTAAATATTCCAAAGGCTTCCCTAAATATTTATACCTTTGCCAAAAAAACACAATTCTTGATTACAGCCAGCGATATATTCACGATTTCGAGTCAAAAGCAATTTGAAAAAATAGCTTTGAAAGTTTTTCGTTTTCAACACGAGAACAACATAGTATATAGAGAATTTTGCGACTTATTGAAAGTGGAACCTCAAAAGGTAAAATCGGTACAACAAATTCCTTTTTTACCTATTCAGTTTTTTAAAAGCCACGCTGTGGTTTCGAATACAAACCAAGTTGAAGCAACTTTTACCAGTAGCGGCACAACCGGAATGATTACCAGCAAGCATCTCGTAACTGATGTTTCGATTTACGAGGAAAGTTACCGCCAAGGATTCTCCCAGTTTTATGGAAATATTGAAGACTATGTCGTTCTGGCGTTACTACCCTCTTACTTAGAGAGAGGAGGCTCTTCATTGATTTATATGGTCGAAGATTTGATTCAACTGTCTAACCGTCCCGAAAGCGGTTTTTACCTTCACAATCACGACGAACTAATCAAGCAACTTGTTGAATTAGACCAATCTGGACAAAATGTCATTCTTATTGGAGTTACTTATGCCTTACTCGATTTAATTGAAAAGCACAAATTTCAGTTGCAGAACACCATTATTATGGAAACCGGCGGTATGAAAGGCAAGCGAAAAGAAATGATTCGGGAAGAACTACACGCCCAACTCTGCGAAGGTTTTGGAGTGAAAGCCATTCACTCTGAATACGGAATGACTGAATTGCTTTCTCAAGCTTATTCTTTAGGGGAAGGTGTGTTTGAATGCCCTTCTTGGATTCAAATCTTGATTAGAGACACCGAAGACGCTTTGACTTATATTCCACAGGGAAAAACAGGCGGAATCAATGTAATCGATTTAGCTAACATCAATTCCTGTTCATTTATCGCCACGCAAGATTTGGGCAAAAAAAATCCCAACAACTCTTTCGAGGTATTGGGACGTTTTGATAATTCAGATATTCGTGGTTGCAACCTGATGGTTATTTAAACCACTCTCACTACGAAATAGTTTTTCTTTCCACTTTGCAACAACACGAACTGGTTGTTGATTAAATCTTTGTTCGAAAGAATAAAATCTTCCTTCACTTTTTCTTTATTTACTGAAATCGAGTTGGCAGTCAAAGCGCGTCTTGCTTCTCCATTTGATTTCAAAAACCCTGTTTTTTCGTTTAAAACAGCTACGATATCAATTCCGGCTTCAATTTCTGTTCTTGAAATTTCTGCTTGTGGAACTCCGTCAAAAACTTCCAGAAAAGTAGTTTCGTCTAATTCTTTTAAATCTTCTGCCGTAGCATTTCCAAAAAGAATATTTGACGCTTTAATCGCTTTATCTAATTCTTCTGCAGAGTGTACAAAAACAGTCAGCTCTTCGGCTAATTTGCGTTGTAAAACTCTTAAATGAGGTGCCACTTTATGCTCTTCAATCAAAGCATCAATGATCTCTTTGTCTAAAAAAGTAAAAATCTTGATATACTTCTCAGCATCTACATCAGTAGTATTCAACCAAAACTGGTAAAACTTATAAACCGATGTTTTATCAGTAGTCAGCCATACATTCCCACCTTCGGATTTACCGAATTTAGAACCATCCGCTTTAGTGATTAAAGGACAAGTCATAGCATACGCTTTTGCTCCTTCGGTGTTCATTCTACGAACTAACTCTGTACCAGTAGTGATATTTCCCCATTGGTCAGAACCACCCATTTGCAGCAGGCAGTTGTATTCTTTATGTAAATGATAAAAGTCGTATCCTTGAATTAATTGGTAGGTGAACTCGGTAAAAGACATTCCTTCTCCATCACCAGTCAATCTTTTTTTGACAGAATCCTTAGCCATCATATAATTCACCGTGATGCGTTTTCCCACGTCACGAGCAAAATTAATAAAAGACAAGTTTTTCATCCAGTCGTAATTATTCACTAAAACCGGAGCGTTTGCTTCTTTTGAATTAAAGTCCAAAAAACGAGACAGCACACCTTGTATTCCCGCTACATTGTGATTAAGAGTAGCTTCATCTAATAAATTCCTTTCATCCGATTTCCCTGAAGGATCCCCAATCATACCTGTAGCACCACCCACTAAGGCGATGGGTTTATGTCCAAAATTTTTCAAATGAACCAAAAGAATAATTGGCACTAAACTCCCAATATGCAAAGAATCAGATGTAGGGTCAAATCCTATATAAGTCGTTGTCATTTCTTTTAAGAGTTGCTCTTCGGTTCCTGGCATGATGTCGTGAACCAATCCACGCCATTGTAATTCGGAAATAATATTTTTCATTTTCTAAAAATCAATTTCCACAAAGATAGTTTTAATTGGATAATTTGAAAATCAATCGGTCTAAAAATCAAGTGTCAAACAATTTTAAAGAAACCGCACCAAAAATGCTATCGACCAAAATCCTTAGAATAAGTTAAATTAATTGATTATGACCAAATTCAATATTTAACACGAAATATTATCTTGTTAATTTAGTGTTAATTACAGGAAAACATCCTACTATAATTAATTACATTCGTGATGAATAACATTGGAGGCTAATTCGAATTTAAAAAATTTATAAATGAAAAATGTTTTTATTGCCCTATTATTTTCTAATTTTTTAGCCGCCCAACAAAGTATTAAGGTTACTTACGAACAAGTGACCATTTACCATGATAATTTTTTCAATAACTTTCAAGAACATGAACGTGAAACGATAAAAAAAATATTTACAACACCTCAACAGTTTGAATTAATCAATAACGGCGATTATTCGACATACGAAAGCTTGAAAGTAAAGGACAAAACTATACTCTCTAACATTCCTACCACAGATGAAGACATCAATCAAGGGACTATTGTCAAAATACCAAAAACCTATATTCTAAAAAATTACAGCAACAACAAAAGCTACACCAAAACCGAGATTGATGAGAAAGAATATTATACAGAAAGGCCATTCCCTGAGGATGAATTTATTTTTACATCTGACGAAAAGGTCATCGACAACTACAAATGCAAATTAGCCTACCAATTACCAAAGTTAAAACCAACAGATACCATAAAATATTGGTACACCCAAGAAATACCAGTTTTTGACGGCCCATATTATACGGCAAAAATTCCAGGATTGGTTATTAGATACGAAAGGAAACAAAGAGTGATTTATGCTACAAAAATCGAGTTTTTTGATAAAAAAATCATTCTTGATAAATTAGATAGAAAAATACCGTTAATTTCAGATATTGAATACGAAAAAATCAAGGAAGAAGATCTTAAACCAAAAAACTATACTGATGAGAATGGAGCGGTTCATACTAGAGAAGCCAGAGTTTATAAAGGAAATTAAATATGAAAACAATTAGAACAATCGTACTGCTAAGCTTAATATACACAAACAGTTTTGCGCAAAACACCATAAAGTTAACCTATCAGAACACTAATACCATTTCAAAAGAAAATCTAAGCTCTTTACCAAAAGAAATACAAGAAGTAGCTTTAATACAAATGCAAAATTCATACACAGCTTCTTATTTATTTCTACAGGGTGATGATGTGTTTTTTCTTAAAAAAAAGGAAGAATCTGAAAATAATCAGAAAGGAAAAATAGCAAGTAACGGAAATACAATTTTTAAGGACTTATCATTAACGGTTAATTCCCCAGAAATAAGAATTCAAAAAAATTCTAAAACCAACACCTATACCCATAATGAAAACAACAAACTAAATTCCGGTAATTTATCCAAAGTAATATGGAATATCACTACGAATAAAAAGAAAATTCTAGGATTTAATTGTACGGAAGCTATTGGTAAATACAGCACCAAAACAGTAACCGTATATTTCACAAAAGAAATAAAAGCAAAAGGAAGTCCTAACACTATTCCATTTATAGATGGGGTTGTACTCGAATATAGTACGGACAAACAATCAGGAATTGCGACAAAAATAGAGTACAA includes the following:
- a CDS encoding T9SS type A sorting domain-containing protein, whose product is MKKNYFYIITLLVFLFSINLTAQETKQQPRTQETSVIEGLNLYPNPATNGRVYILTKNDLEKEVVIFDVLGKKVLQTMISSKELNISNLIPGVYIIKITENNSTATRKLIVR
- a CDS encoding acyl transferase yields the protein MITASDIFTISSQKQFEKIALKVFRFQHENNIVYREFCDLLKVEPQKVKSVQQIPFLPIQFFKSHAVVSNTNQVEATFTSSGTTGMITSKHLVTDVSIYEESYRQGFSQFYGNIEDYVVLALLPSYLERGGSSLIYMVEDLIQLSNRPESGFYLHNHDELIKQLVELDQSGQNVILIGVTYALLDLIEKHKFQLQNTIIMETGGMKGKRKEMIREELHAQLCEGFGVKAIHSEYGMTELLSQAYSLGEGVFECPSWIQILIRDTEDALTYIPQGKTGGINVIDLANINSCSFIATQDLGKKNPNNSFEVLGRFDNSDIRGCNLMVI
- the tyrS gene encoding tyrosine--tRNA ligase, with protein sequence MKNIISELQWRGLVHDIMPGTEEQLLKEMTTTYIGFDPTSDSLHIGSLVPIILLVHLKNFGHKPIALVGGATGMIGDPSGKSDERNLLDEATLNHNVAGIQGVLSRFLDFNSKEANAPVLVNNYDWMKNLSFINFARDVGKRITVNYMMAKDSVKKRLTGDGEGMSFTEFTYQLIQGYDFYHLHKEYNCLLQMGGSDQWGNITTGTELVRRMNTEGAKAYAMTCPLITKADGSKFGKSEGGNVWLTTDKTSVYKFYQFWLNTTDVDAEKYIKIFTFLDKEIIDALIEEHKVAPHLRVLQRKLAEELTVFVHSAEELDKAIKASNILFGNATAEDLKELDETTFLEVFDGVPQAEISRTEIEAGIDIVAVLNEKTGFLKSNGEARRALTANSISVNKEKVKEDFILSNKDLINNQFVLLQSGKKNYFVVRVV
- a CDS encoding GLPGLI family protein, with the translated sequence MKNVFIALLFSNFLAAQQSIKVTYEQVTIYHDNFFNNFQEHERETIKKIFTTPQQFELINNGDYSTYESLKVKDKTILSNIPTTDEDINQGTIVKIPKTYILKNYSNNKSYTKTEIDEKEYYTERPFPEDEFIFTSDEKVIDNYKCKLAYQLPKLKPTDTIKYWYTQEIPVFDGPYYTAKIPGLVIRYERKQRVIYATKIEFFDKKIILDKLDRKIPLISDIEYEKIKEEDLKPKNYTDENGAVHTREARVYKGN
- a CDS encoding GLPGLI family protein, which translates into the protein MKTIRTIVLLSLIYTNSFAQNTIKLTYQNTNTISKENLSSLPKEIQEVALIQMQNSYTASYLFLQGDDVFFLKKKEESENNQKGKIASNGNTIFKDLSLTVNSPEIRIQKNSKTNTYTHNENNKLNSGNLSKVIWNITTNKKKILGFNCTEAIGKYSTKTVTVYFTKEIKAKGSPNTIPFIDGVVLEYSTDKQSGIATKIEYKQPAIKNFFKQ